From a region of the Mercurialis annua linkage group LG1-X, ddMerAnnu1.2, whole genome shotgun sequence genome:
- the LOC126661658 gene encoding E3 ubiquitin-protein ligase SINA-like 10, which produces MAPMALAIEELEKDCDYVEDEDDEYDDDDYDKLQKPLNDDDDYDKLQKPLNDDDDIFIDDDSDHTEELWEEEEKEYDADEDIFIEIEGKEKDKKVESDEAMEEYTEEIREINDRDENESVALTLTNINILDCSFCSQALNIPVLECANGHLGCSSCSKKLNGKCFTCSYPWPLISTTHSKIIENILQSAKIACKNSIYGCKEITIYNDKHIHETICIYSPCSCPVQDCTFIGSSKVLCRHFRDKHHDAAKSCKYDEALSLELSINDKFVILQEENEGNVFILSNILGSYGYVVSVGLLGSCSESEKSFIYSIQAKTETGAVRVISSMEKLQGNNYNKVSSTGFVLIPCFYFGFDGKVQLEICIRHLMEN; this is translated from the exons ATGGCACCAATGGCATTAGCAATAGAAGAGTTGGAAAAAGATTGTGACTATGTTGAAGATGAAGACGACGaatatgatgatgatgattatgataaattgcaaaaaccattaaatgatgatgatgattatgataaattgcaaaaaccattaaatgatgatgatgatatatTTATCGACGATGATTCGGACCATACGGAGGAGCTATGggaggaagaagaaaaagagtaCGACGCGGATGAAGACATATTTATAGAAATTGAAGGAAAAGAGAAAGACAAGAAAGTTGAAAGTGACGAAGCAATGGAAGAATATACGGAAGAAATTCGAGAAATAAACgatagagatgaaaatgaatCCGTTGCTTTGACATtgacaaatataaatattcttgATTGCTCCTTCTGCTCCCAGGCCTTGAATATTCCTGTTCTTGAG TGTGCAAATGGGCATTTGGGTTGTTCATCATGCAGCAAGAAGCTTAATGGAAAATGCTTCACTTGCTCTTACCCTTGGCCTCTGATAAGTACTACTCACAGCAAGATCATTGAAAATATTCTCCAATCTGCTAAAATAGCATGCAAGAACTCCATTTATGGATGCAAAGAAATCACAATCTACAACGACAAGCATATTCACGAGACGATTTGCATTTACTCACCATGTTCTTGCCCCGTTCAAGACTGTACTTTCATCGGCTCGTCCAAGGTTTTGTGCAGACATTTCAGAGATAAGCACCACGATGCTGCAAAGTCTTGTAAATACGACGAGGCTTTGTCGTTGGAATTGAGCATTAACGACAAGTTTGTGATACTTCAAGAGGAAAATGAAGGTAATGTGTTTATTCTGAGCAATATTCTAGGATCCTATGGCTATGTAGTCAGTGTCGGTCTCCTCGGAAGCTGCTCGGAATCGGAAAAATCATTCATTTATTCGATTCAAGCGAAGACTGAGACGGGTGCCGTTAGAGTGATTTCTTCAATGGAGAAGCTTCAAggaaataattataataaggtTTCTTCGACAGGGTTTGTTTTGATTCCatgtttttattttgggttTGATGGAAAGGTTCAGCTAGAAATATGCATTAGGCACTTGATGGAAAATTAG